The following are from one region of the Halorussus rarus genome:
- a CDS encoding DNA topoisomerase IV subunit A, translated as MSADNEAEAQEKLIDLAAEFYDQFQRGQIPEMSVPTRTKSNIVFDEEEDVWVYGDRESTRSANSVRGARKLLKAIYTIDFLSEQLDQDRSSTLRELYYLSESWDVDEAQFNSQDESNQLVEDLEIVSEVTREDFHMRPEESGAKVMGPLLLREQTNRGDREIHCQDDVGQGGYQIPNNVDTIEFLDNDADFVMCVETGGMRDRLVENGFDDEHDCIVVHLGGQPARATRRLTKRLHDELNLPVTVFTDGDPWSYRIFGSVAYGSIKSAHLSEYLATPEAEFIGIQPEDIVEYDLPTDPLSDSDVNALESELEDPRFQTDYWEEQIEIQLDIDKKSEQQSLASHGLDFVTETYLPERLEEMGVL; from the coding sequence ATGAGCGCAGACAACGAAGCCGAAGCCCAGGAGAAGCTCATCGACCTCGCCGCGGAGTTCTACGACCAGTTCCAGCGGGGCCAGATCCCCGAGATGTCGGTCCCCACCCGGACCAAGAGCAACATCGTCTTCGACGAGGAGGAGGACGTCTGGGTGTACGGCGACCGCGAGAGCACCCGGAGCGCAAACAGCGTCCGGGGCGCCCGTAAACTTCTCAAGGCGATATACACTATCGACTTCCTCTCCGAGCAGCTCGACCAGGACCGCTCGTCGACCCTGCGTGAGCTCTACTACCTCAGCGAGAGCTGGGACGTCGACGAGGCCCAGTTCAACTCCCAGGACGAGTCGAACCAGCTGGTCGAGGACCTGGAGATCGTCTCGGAGGTCACTCGCGAGGACTTCCACATGCGCCCGGAGGAGTCGGGCGCGAAGGTGATGGGGCCGCTACTGCTCCGCGAGCAGACCAATCGGGGCGACAGAGAGATTCACTGCCAGGACGACGTGGGGCAGGGTGGCTATCAGATTCCGAACAACGTCGACACCATCGAGTTCCTCGACAACGACGCCGACTTCGTGATGTGCGTGGAGACGGGCGGCATGCGCGACCGGTTGGTCGAGAACGGCTTCGACGACGAGCACGACTGCATCGTCGTCCACCTCGGCGGCCAGCCCGCGCGGGCGACCCGCCGGCTGACCAAGCGCCTCCACGACGAACTAAACCTGCCGGTAACGGTGTTCACTGACGGTGACCCGTGGTCGTACCGCATCTTCGGGTCGGTGGCGTACGGCTCCATCAAGTCGGCCCACCTCAGCGAGTACCTCGCCACCCCGGAGGCCGAGTTCATCGGCATCCAACCCGAGGACATCGTGGAGTACGACCTGCCGACCGACCCCCTGAGCGACTCGGACGTCAACGCCCTCGAGAGCGAGCTCGAGGACCCGAGGTTCCAGACCGACTACTGGGAGGAGCAGATCGAGATCCAGCTCGACATCGACAAGAAGTCCGAGCAGCAGTCGCTGGCGTCCCACGGTCTCGACTTCGTGACCGAGACGTATCTACCCGAACGCCTCGAGGAGATGGGCGTCCTCTGA
- a CDS encoding TOBE domain-containing protein, giving the protein MALSARNRLAGTVESVEREGLMAEVAVEVDDGQTVTAVITASSAERLGLEEGEEVSAVVKATEVMVENR; this is encoded by the coding sequence ATGGCACTCAGCGCGCGCAACCGGCTCGCGGGAACGGTCGAATCGGTCGAGAGAGAGGGACTGATGGCGGAGGTCGCCGTCGAGGTCGACGACGGCCAGACGGTCACGGCGGTCATCACCGCCAGCTCCGCCGAGCGCCTCGGCCTCGAGGAGGGCGAGGAGGTCAGCGCGGTCGTCAAGGCGACTGAAGTGATGGTGGAGAACCGGTAG